The segment GCAGCACGGGCGACAAAACAGAAAAGGCGTCAGCGCAGAAGCTGAAGAAATCGCGCCAGGAAGGGCAGGTGGTGCGTTCGCGCGACCTGTCGACGGCGCTGGGCATCCTGATCAGCATGAAGGTCTTCATTTACCTGCTGCCCGGTTATCTGCTCAGCTTTCGCGCGCTGTTCGCCATGGCCTTCATGCCGCTCGACAGCAAGGGCGCGCTGGAAAATGCCATGTCGATGGCGTTTACGACGTCGGTGAGTTTGCTGATCAAGATGATCGTGCCGCTGTTCTGCGTGCCCTTGTTCGTCGTGCTCGGCTCATTGATCCCCGGCGGCTGGGTCATCAGCACGAAGAACTGGATGCCGAAGATGGAGCGCCTGAGCCCGGCCAAGAACCTGGGCCGCCTGGTGTCGCCCAAGCATGGCTTTGAATTCGGCCTGTCGATTGCCAAGGCCGTCGTGCTGGGCATGGTGCTCGTGCATGTGAGCCGCTCCAGTCTGACGCAATATGTGGATTTGCAACACCGGCCCCTGCAGCAAGCCATGCTCGATGGCTCGGCGCTGATGCTCGACGGCCTGATGGCGCTCATTTCCGTCTTCGTGCTGTTTGCCATCATCGACGTGCCGGCGCAGGCGTTTTTCTTTGCCCGCAACCAGCGCATGAGCAAGCAGGACGTCAAGGAAGAACATAAAAGCAGCGAAGGGCGGCCCGAAGTGCGCCAGCGCATCCGCCAGTTGCAGCAGCAGATCGGCCGGCGCAGCGTGCGCAAGACCGTGCCCGACGCCGACGTGGTGATCGTCAATCCCGAGCATTACGCCGTTGCATTGAAGTATGACCAGGACCGCGCCGAGGCGCCGTTCGTCGTTGCCAAGGGCGTCGACGAGATGGCGCTGTACATCCGGCAAGTGGCGAAGGAGCACCATATCGAAACGCTGGAGTTGCCGCCGCTGGCGCGCGCCATCTACAACACCAGCCAGGTGCAGCAGCAGATTCCCGTGCAGCTGTACCAGGCCGTGTCGCAGGTACTCAACTACATCTTGCAGCTGAAAGCATTCCGTACTGGGCAGCGCGCCGCCCAGCCCCCATTTCCCACCGAGGTGGTCGTGCCATCTCATTTGAGCGAGGTAGTACCTTCATGAATTTCCTGAACAGACTGGTTGCCGAAATGCGCCGCCACAAGTTCGCCACGCCGCTGTTCCTGCTGGTGATCCTGGCGATGATCATCTTGCCGCTGCCGCCCGTGCTGCTCGATATCTTGTTCACTTTCAATATCGTGCTGGCACTGATCGTCATCCTCGTCAGCGTGTCGGCGAAACGGCCGCTCGATTTCTCCGTCTTCCCGACGGTGATCCTGGCCACCACCATGCTCAGGCTGACCCTGAACGTGGCGTCGACGCGCGTGGTGCTGCTGCACGGGCACACGGGCGCGGACGCGGCCGGTAAGGTGATCGAGGCCTTCGGTAACGTGGTGATCGGCGGTAACTTCGTCGTCGGTATCGTCGTCTTCGTGATCTTGATGATCATCAACTTCGCCGTCGTCACCAAGGGCGCCGAGCGTATCTCGGAAGTGTCCGCGCGCTTTACCCTTGACGCCTTGCCGGGCAAGCAGATGGCGATCGACGCCGACCTGAACGCCGGCCTGATCAACCAGGAAAAAGCCCAGATCCGTCGCAAGGACGTGGCCGCCGAAGCGGATTTCTATGGCGCCATGGACGGCGCGTCGAAGTTCGTGCGCGGCGACGCCGTCGCCAGTATCTTGATCCTGATCATCAACATGGTTGGCGGCGTGGCCATCGGCTCGCTGATGCACGACCTGTCGTTCGGCGACGCCTTCCGCCAGTACGCACTGCTGACCATCGGCGATGGCCTGGTGGCGCAGATCCCGGCGCTGCTGCTGTCGGCCGCGGCCGCCATCCTGGTGACCCGCATCAGCGATTCGGGCGACTTCGAACAGCAAGTGGCGGGCCAGGTGCTGACCTCGCCAACGGTGATCTTCAGCGCGGCCGGCATGATGGTGGCGCTGGCCCTGATTCCAGGCATGCCGTGGTTCATGTTCATGACCTTTGCCGCCGTGCTGGCCTTTGTTGCCTGGCGTCTGACCAAGCGCGTGAAGGGACCCGATGCGGCCGGACTGGCCGCCATCGAGGCGGCCTTGCGCGACGACAAGCCGGCCGAACTCGAGTGGCAGCAGCTGCCCGCCGTGCAGCCGCTGATGGTGATGCTCGGCTACAAATTGGTGGGCATGGTGGACAAGACCCAGGGCGAACCGCTGAACAAGCGCGTCAAGGGCGTGCGCCAGAGCCTGTCCGAAGCCATGGGTTTGCTGTTGCCGAACATCGGCGTGCGCGACGACCTGGCCCTGAAACCGTCGCAGTATGCGATCGTGCTGTCGGGCACCGTGGTGGCGCAGGCGGAAGTGCAAGCCGACCGCCTGATGGCGATCCCGTCGCCGAACGTGTATGGCCAGCTCGACGGCATTCCCGGCATCGAACCGGCCTACGGCATGCCCGTCACGTGGATCGAACCGAGCGAGAAGGCGCATGCGCTGGGGCTGGGCTACCAGGTCATCGAGGCCCCCAGCGTGATCGCCACGCACTTGTCGAAGATGGTGCGCGAATACTTGCCGGAACTGTTCCGCCATGAAGACGTGTCGAACATGATGGAGCGCCTGACGGCCCTGTCGCCCAAACTCGCTGGCGCGCTGGACAAGGCGCTGACGCACACGCAGCTGCTGCGCGTGTTCCGCGTCTTGCTGACGGAAAACGTGTCCTTGAAGGATATCGTGCCCATCGCCACGACCTTGCTCGACAGCTCCGAAACGACCAAGGACCCGATCCTGCTGGCAGCCGAGGTGCGCTGCGCGCTGCGGCGCCAGATCGTCAGCGGCCTGTTTGGCCAGAAGATGGAAATGCAGGCGTTTAACCTGGGCGGCGAACTGGAAAACATGCTGCTCGGTTCGCTGAACCAGGCGCGCCAGGCGGGCAAGGTGACACTCGATAACTATCCGATCGACCCGCATCTGCTGTCGCAATTACAGGTGAACATGCCGGTGGCGCGCGAGCAGATGAAGCAGCAGGCCACGCCGCCGCTGCTGCTCGTGCTGCCGCAGATCCGTCCGCTGCTGGCCCGCTATGCGCGCCTGTTTGCGCCGGGATTGCACGTGTTGTCGTACAACGAAATCCCGGAAAACCGCGAAGTGAGCATCATCGGCACGGTGGGCTAAAATGAAAAACGGCGCTGCGGGCGCCGTTTTTTTGTGTTGCGTCAATCCAGCCGTATCAATTCTGTTGGGTCAATCCTGCTCGTCGATGGGCGGCAGCAGCTCGTGTTCCTGGCCGTCGGCCAGCAGCAGCACGGCGCCGCCTGGCGCCGTGTCTTCCTCGTCGCCATAGTCGTAACCGAACGGCGCCGCCACTTCCTTCGAGGCGATGATCTCTTCTTCCGGCTCGGCCGCGGGTGCCGCGGGCGCATCGGGATCGGCCGCCACTTCCGCTTCCGGCTGCGTCAGCAGCAGGGCCACTTCGGCCATGGCGCGGAACAGGGGCAGCGACAGCGCGGCGGCGCCCGCCTGCATCGGGTAGTTGCCGTGCACGCGCTGCGCATGCAGCTGGCGGTTCAGGCGGCAGCGCACGACGCGCAGGCCGGCGCGCCGCACGGCGTCGGCGATCTCGGGCAGGGCCAGGCGCAAATGGCGTTGCGCGGCTTCCTCGTCGGCGGCCAGTTCCAGCAGCACGCCGTCGCCCGATGGCTCCATCTGGATCACGACCCGGCCGATGCCGATGATGATCAGTTCGACGCGCAGCGCCACCTTGCCGCGCCGCCTGGGCGTTGCTTCTTCATCCTCGTCGCTGGCCAGCACGCGCAGCAGCAGGCGCTGGCCGCCCCAGCCATAGACGGCAAAGCGCCACGCTTCGCTGTCGACCGTCAAGGGCGGACGGGCGCCTTCGCGCAGCAATGCCGGTTGCTGTTCGGCCATGAACAGGCTGCCCGGCACGTGCTGGCCGCGCGCCTGTTCCTGCAGGGCCGCATATTGCTCGCCATACGTGCGCACCATCACGCGCCACGAGGCGGCCAGCTGCGCCGCGTCGGGCGGCTGCCAGACCAGCTGGCGCGTGAAGAACAGCTGGTTGACCTGCATGGCGCTGCTATCGCGCGGCATGGCGCCGCCCGCACCATCGGCATTGGGCTTGATGAGGGACGCCAGGCCGTCCTGTCCCTGCTGCAGCTGGGCGGGCAGGGTGCCGGCGTCGGGCGCGGGCGCCATGTAGGGGCCGATGGGCACGAGCGGCTGGACTACGCCAGGCACCATCGGCGTTGCGGGGCTGACGTCGAAGCGCTGGGTAATCAGGGGCACCGGGTTGCCCGATGCAATGCGGTCTATCGCCATGCCGTTGCTTCCTGCTGGTACCTATTCATTCGATCCGCCATCGCGTCCTGCCGGTAATTATTGTAGTAAAGAAAGAATCAGCTTGCTCATGCTCTGGCTTTGCTTGAGCATGGCCGCGCTTGCTTGCATCAGCATTTGCGCCGACGTCATGTTGGCGCTTTCGGCCGCGTAATCGACATCCATGATGCGGCCGATGGCGGCTTTGGTGTTGGTGACCATGTTCGACAGGTTATTGTAGACGTGGCCGAGCCGGTTCGCGGTGGCGCCCAGGGCCGAGCGCACGCTGCCGACCTTGTCGACGGCCGCCGCCAGCAGGTCGATCATGCCGTTGGCGCTGCTGTTGCTGGCAAACTCGCTGCCGGCTGTGGCGCCTGGCGCGAAATTGACGGAGATCGCCTGCAGCGCAGTATTGAGCGTGCCCATGTCGGCCGCCACGCTGAACTGCATGGTTTCGCTGCCGGTGGCGCCGATCTGGAACGTCATCGCTTGCGACAAGGTACCCATGCCGGCGCTGCCGTTGCCCAGCAATAAAGTGCCGCCATAGCGGGTGTTCGTCATGACGTTGTACAGCTCGGCGCCCAGCGCATCGTATTCGCCCTGCATGGCGTCGCGGTCCTTCTGGTTCGACGAGGCGTCCGCCGCCTGGGTGGCCAGGTCCTTCATGCGCACGAGCATGGCGGTGACTTCGCCAAACGCGCCTTCGGCCGTCTGCAGCAGGGAAGTGCTGTTTTGCGTGTTGCGCATGGCCACCGCCATGCCGCTGGTCTGGGCGCTGAGCCTGGTGGCGATCTGCAAGCCGGCCGCGTCGTCCATGGCCGAGTTGATGCGAAAGCCCGTGGAGAGGCGCGTCATCGACGTCGACAGCATTTGCTGTGCCCAGCCCATGGCCCGCTGGGCAGACAGTGCGGCAGTATTGGTATGAATGCTCAGCACGCGGCGGCTCCAGTAAGCGGTTGTTCGGTGTTCTACCTTGTATAGGCGACTATGCCGGCAACATCGTTAAACGTGATGGCAATTTAGTTCAATATGCGGGAAATGCCAGGCACTGCAGACGAAAAAAAAGCCAGACCGGAGTCTGGCTTCGAGAGACTGGCCGCGAGCGGCCAAGTCCATATTATTGCAGCAGGGACATGACCATCGAGGACATGCTGTTGCTTTGTTTCAGCATCGCGGTGCCAGCTTGCAGCAGCATTTGCGACGACGTCATGTTCGAGCTTTCGGTCGCGAAGTCGGTGTCCATGATGCGGCCGGTAGCGGCCTTGGTGTTGGTGGCGATGTTCGACAAGTTGGTGTTGACGTGGTCCAGACGGTTGGCCGTCGCGCCCAGTGCCGAACGCACGGTGCTGACGCTATCGATGGCGGTAGCCAGCAGGCCGATGCTGGCGTTGGCGCTGGAGGTCAGTTCCGTCGCGCCTGCCGCAGCGGCACTGGAAAAGTTTTTGCTCAAGCCGCCCAGGGCGGTATTCAGCGAGGCCAGGTTGGTCGATACGTCGAAGCTCATCTTCTCGGTCGAGCTTGCGCCGATCTGGAAGGTCATCGAGGTCGACAGGGTGCCTTTGTTTGCGCCGCTGCCGTCGCCCAGCAGTGCGGTGCCGCCGAACGTGGTGTTGGTCATCACGTTATACAATTCCTGGCCCAGTGCATTGTACTCTGCTTGCATGGCGGTCTTGTCGGCGCCGGTCGACGAAGCATCGGCTGCCTGGGTTGCCAAATCCTTCATGCGCACCAGCATGTTGGTCACTTCGGCGAACGCGCCTTCGGCCGTTTGCAGCAGCGAGGTGCTGTTTTGCGTGTTGTTCATCGCAACGGTCATGCCGCTGGTTTGTGCTTTCAGGCGGGTGGCGATCTGCAGGCCGGCAGCGTCGTCCATGGCCGAATTGATGCGGAAGCCGGTGCTCAGGCGCGTCATCGAAGTCGACAGTTTGGATTGGGTGTTCGTGATCGAATTTTGTGCCGACAGGGAGGCAGCGTTGGTGTGAAGGCTCAGCATGGTGTCATTCCTAATTGGGTGGTTGCGGTGAGGAGCGACTTGTAGCTGCTCCTATCAGTACAAGACGACCGTGCCGCCACCTTAATTAAATGCTTTAAGGAAATTTTTGAAAATAAATCGTATTTATTGTTCCGCCGGTTCGTCCGGCTCGCCTTGCGGCATGCTTGCGCAAGCCGCGCGCGAAAAAAAAGCCAGACCGGAGTCTGGCTTCGAGAGACTGGCCGCGAGCGGCCAAGTCCATATTATTGCAGCAGGGACATGACCATCGAGGACATGCTGTTGCTTTGTTTCAGCATCGCGGTGCCAGCTTGCAGCAGCATTTGCGACGACGTCATGTTCGAGCTTTCGGTGGCGAAGTCGGTGTCCATGATGCGGCCGGTAGCGGCTTTGGTGTTGGTGGCGATGTTCGACAAGTTGGTGTTGACGTGGTCCAGACGGTTGGCCGTCGCGCCCAGTGCCGAACGCACGGTGCTGACGCTGTCGATGGCGGTAGCCAGCAGGCCGATGCTGGCGTTGGCATTGGAGGTCAGTTCCGTTGCGCCTGCCGCAGCGGCGTTGGAGAAGTTCTTGCTCAGGGTGCCAAGAGCAGTATTCAGTGCGCTCAGATTGCTGGACACGTCGAAGGTCATCGTTTCGGTCGAGCTGGCACCGATCTGGAAAGTCATCGAGGTCGACAGGGTGCCGTCAGCTGCGGTGGCGCCTTTGCCCAGCAGCGGGGTGCCGCCGAACGTGGTGTTGGTCATCACATTGTACAGCTCCTGGCCCAGTGCATTGTACTCTGCTTGCATGGCGGTCTTGTCGGCGCCGGTCGACGAAGCATCGGCTGCCTGGGTTGCCAAATCCTTCATGCGCACCAGCATGTTGGTCACTTCAGCGAACGCACCTTCGGCCGTTTGCAGCATCGAGGTGCTGTTTTGCGTGTTGTTCATCGCAACGGTCATGCCGCTGGTTTGTGCTTTCAGGCGGGTGGCGATTTGCAGGCCGGCAGCGTCGTCCATGGCCGAATTGATGCGGAAGCCGGTGCTCAGGCGCGTCATCGAAGTCGACAGTTTGGATTGGGTATTCGAGATCGAATTTTGTGCCGACAGGGAAGCAGCGTTGGTGTGAAGACTCAGCATGGTGTCATTCCTAATTGGGTGGTTACGGTGAGGAGCGACGGTTTATCTGCTCCTACCTGTACAAGACGACCATTCCTTTTGCTTTATTAAATGCCGTGTGGAAATTTATTTTTTGTCTGAGTGGCAAGCTAGTTCAGTCCGCCACGCCGCCATGTTCCGCTTCCCATTGTCTGCGGCTGCTTTTCTGGATGTCGATGACCCGCAAGGCCTTCGCTTCGTCGGCGCACAAATCTTCCAGAAACATGGCGTTATTGTTGCGTACCCATTCCAGCGGCATTTCCCACCATGCCAGCTCCAGCAGCGCGGCACGGACTTTTTCCGTGAAGCGGTAACGGATCAGGCGCGCCGGCGAGCCCGCATAAATGCCATAGGGTTCCGAACGGAAATTTGGAGGCAGCAGCGAGCGGGCGCCGATGATGCAGCCGTTTTCGATCACGCTGCCGCCCAGCACCATCACTTCGTCGCCGATCCACACGTCGTTCTTGATCACCGTGTCGGCATACTGTGGCGGATGCGTATTTTTCAATCCGCCGCCGAGGATCGACAGCATGTACGTCGAGATCGTGCGCATCTCGTGCTGGCCATTGAGGATGAAACTCAGGCGCGAGCCGCCGGCCACATAACGTCCCACGCACAGGCTTTGCTGTCCGCTGTCATATTTCACGAGCGAGCCGACGCCGAAACAGGAAGCGCGCCCGATGTAGAAGTGGCCGTTTTCCGGCTCCTGGTCCAGCCAGTCGCGGAAAAATTGATGGGGCAGGGTGCTGATGGCGCCATCCGCGTAGCTTAGTACCGTGAATTGCGCCGACCAGGCATGGTTCTCCGCCACGCCAGAGAAATTGGTTTCGGTGGAAATATGCATCAGGCGATGTTCCGTATTAATTCTTGTTGCAGCGCTGGGGCGGCGATCATGGCGATAATGGTGTCCACGGTTGCCATCTCCAGATCCGGGTAGATGGGCAGGCAGATCACTTGCGATGACGCCAGCCGCGCCACGGGCAGGTTGGCGTGCGCCGCGGACGGCATGCCGCGGTACATGGGGAAGTCGCTGATGAGCGGGTAAAAATAGCGGCGCGCATAGATATCCTGGTCGCGCAGCAGCTGGAACAGGGCGTCGCGCGACAGCGGGTAGCCTGGGCCGACCAGGATGGGAAAATACGCATTGTTGGCGGCTTCGGCATCCCCTTGCTGCACGCAGGTAATGCCATTGATGCCGGCCAGCTGCTGGCGGTAATGGGCATCGATCGCCTTGCGTTTCTGGCGCGCGCCGTCGATGCCCTTGAGTTGCAGCAAGCCGAAGGCGGCATTGATCTCGCTCATCTTGCCATTGATGCCGGCGGCCACGACCGTAACTTCATCGACGAAGCCGAAGTTTTTCAGATGGTCGATGCGTTGCTTGGTCTTGGCGTCGGGACAGACGATGGCGCCGCCTTCGAAGGTGTTGAAGATCTTGGTGGCGTGAAAGCTGATCACGGAAAGGTCGCCGTGATTGAGCACGCTGCCGCCCCGATGGCGCACGCCGAACGCATGCGCCGCATCGTAGATCACCTTCAGGTTGTAGTTGTCGGCAATTTTCTCGATGGCTTCGATGTCGCATGGCCGGCCATAGCAATGCACGGGCATGATGGCGGTGGTCTGCGGCGTGATGGCCGCCTCGATTTTGCCCGGGTCGAGGTTCAGGCTGTGCGGCTCGATGTCGGCAAAGACGGGCTTGATGTTGTTCCACAGCAGCGAATGGGCGGTGGCGACAAACGAATAAGGCGTCGTGATCACTTCGCCATTGATGCGCAGCGCCTGCAGGGCCGTCATCAAGGCCAAGGTGCCATTGGCGAACAGGCAGATGTGTTTCACGCCCAGGTAGTCGCACAGCGCCTGTTCCAGCTGCTGGTGGAACGGGCCGCCATTGGTCAGGATCTTGTTGTTCCAGATCGTCTCCAGGTACGGCAGGAAATCTTCCAGCGGCGGCAGCAGCGGCTGGGTCACATAGACTGGTTTGTTTTTTTGAGCGCTCATCATAATCCGATCGGCGGGTTGGGCACGGCCACGGGTGCTTCGAATGAGACGGGCGGCAAGCCTTCGCACCAGCGCTGCCAGACGATGCGTAAGCCGTTTTCCAAACCTTCCGTGATCAGCTTGGGTTTGCCCAGGACGGAGCGTTCCAGGCGGTGCCGCATGCTGAAGCGGTAGGCGCCCAGCAACATGGGGTTGGCTGCCATGGCCACGCTCTTGCGCACGAGATCGTCTTCGTCGGTAGCGATGAAGTCATCGAGTTCGACCTGGCGCATGATCATGTTGCCTGCGCGGCTAGGCATGGTCGGGCCGGCCGTCGTGAGCGTGGGCACGCCCATCCACAGCGCATGCAGGGTCGTCGTGCTGCCGCAATACGGGAAGGCATCGAGGCAGATGTCGATGCGGTGATGGATGGCCATGAATTGGGCCATGCCTGTGCGTCCTTCGAAGGTCAGGCGCTCCGGTGCAATGCCTTCTTCCGCAAACCAGGCCGCCAGTTGCGGCGGCGCTTCCGATTTCGGCATGGCCGCCACGATCATTTTGGCATCGGGGATGGCGCGCAGCACCCGGGCCCAGCGCGCGATGACCTGGCGATTGATTTTATTGGTGCGGTTGAAGCTGCCAAACGTGATGTAGCCGTTTGTCAATATGGGTGCGGGCTGGATGCTGGGTGCCACCTTGGAAGGCAGGAATGGCACGCAGGCGGGGAGCAGCAACAGTTTCTCGGAGAACTGGTCGCCCAATGCCTCCGGTGGCGTAAAGAACTTATCGCCCAGATAATAATCGATCGATTGCAGCCCTGTCGTGAGGGGATAGCCGATCCAGCTTGCCTGGACAGGGGCGGGCCTGGCGGCAAACATGAGCAGCCGATTCTTGCCCGTGTGGCCGGACAAATCGATCAGGATGTCGATGCCATCGTCGCGTATCATCTGGCCCAGGTCCGGATCGGACAGGCGCTCTACCTGGCGCCAGTGGGGAATGACTTCCCGCAGGCGTTCCGTGATATCGTCGTTTTGCGGATTGTTGTGGTAGGCATACAGTGACAATTTGGCGCCATCGGCGATATTTTCCAGTATCGGAATGAGGAAGTGCGGCACCGGATGGTTGTGCAGGTCGCCCGATACAAAGCCGACTTTCAAGATGCGCAGCGGGTCGCGGATGTTGCTGTGCCCCGCATGTCCTTGCGCGATATGCGTTTCAAAGGTGGCGCTGAAGCGTTGATGCTCCGCAAAGAGTTGCTGGGGATTGATGTCGGTGCTATGCGACAACAGAAACAGGTAGTTGCTGAACAGGGTTTCCCACAGCGGGCAGACGGCCAGGCCCTTGCGGCATGCTTCAATGGCTTCTTCTATCCTGCCGATGTTGCTGAAAGTGGCGCTGATGTTGACGTAGGCGTCACGATAGTCGGGATTGATTTCCACTGTCTTGTGATAGCATTCCAGCGCCAGCAAAGGCTCGTTCATGAGCACGTAGCAATTGCCGAGCGCAAAGTGAGCGCGATCGAATGTGGGGTCTATATCGAGCGCGGCCAGATAAGTCTGCTTTGCCAGTTCAAATTGATTCTGTGCCTGCTGTTTCGACCCCAGGTTACATAGTGCCGAAGTGCTTTTTGGGTTCAATTCCAACGCACGTGCGTAGGCGGCGGTCGCTTCGTCGAACGCCTTCAATTCTTGCAACACAACCCCGACATTGTTATGCGTTTCACTATTGTCCGGTTCGTACTCAAGTGCGTTGCGGTATGATGTTACGGCTTTCTCGAAGCGCTTGATGGAATTGTAGTAGTCGCCCAGATGTCTGTGTATTGCGGCGTTCTCAGGCGCTATATCGATGGCCTGTTGAAAGTACTTCAGCGCATTATCCCTGTCCCCGGCAGCTCCGTAGGCGATGGCGAGCTGGGCGTTGATTTGTGCATCGTCTGGTTGCAGGTGATACGCACGCGTACAGTACTCGATGGCTGCCGCGTAGTTTTTCTGTTTGCATTGAAGTAAGCCCAGATTGCTTAGCGCCTGGGGGAAATCGCCATCGAGCGCGATTGCCTGTTCATATGCGGCGATGGCTTCCTCAGCCTTCCCCAGCCACTGAAGCGCGCGTCCCATGTTATTGTGCAGCTTGGCGTCGTCTGCATGCAAAATGATGCCAGACTGGCAAATTTTCACCGCACTCTCGTACTCTTCAGCCTCATGCAGCGCCGCAGCCAAGTTGGCATGCGCCGCCGTGGTGTGGGGCGCCAGCTGCAGCACGGCGCGGTAGCTGACAATGGCCGCTTGCCATTGCTTCAGGTCTAGCTGCGCGTTGCCCAGATTCAGATAAATTTCCGCGTCGCCCGGCAGCAGGGCCAGCGCGCTTTGATAGCAGGCGATGGCTTCCGCGCTGCGCTGCATGGCTTGCAGTGTATTGCCGAGATTGAAATGGCCTTTGGCGTAATCGGGACGCAGCGCCAGGGCTCGCCTGTATGCCTGTTCGGCCTGTTCCAGTTTGCCTTGCGCCTGCAGTGCCGCCGCCAGGTTGCCGTGCGCCTCGACAAAGTCCGGATTCAATTCCAGTGCGCGGGAATAGCTGTCGATTGCCTGGTCGTACATGCCCCGTTCCTGCCATGCCGTGCCCAGGTTGCCATGCGCTTCGGCATCGTTTGGCGCCAATTGCACGGTTTTTTGCAGTGCCTCGAAGGCATCCTTGCCCTGTAATTGCAAGGCGGTGCCCAGCACGCTCCAGGCAAAATCGGAATCGGGATAGCGCTGCGTCAGGGCGCGGCTGGCCGCTTCGAGTTCCGCATGGTGGCCGGCCTGATACAGCTCAATGACGTGGTGGGTTTCCTGCGCTGTTGGCGTGCTGGCGATGGCCGTCTCGATACGGCTGCGCAAGCTTTGCGACTGTTCGTTGTCGAGACCGCGCGCGATGGCCGCCGTGACGATCTCCAGCGCCTGTTCGCGTTCGCCCGCCTTGAGCAAGCCATCCGCATATGACAGCCAGAACTGGCCTTCATCGGGATTGACCGACAGCGCCTTGTGCAGGTATGGCAAGCCCGCCTGGTATTGCCCCACCTGTCCCGCCAATAAACCCATATTGTGGTTGGCGATGGCGTGATACGGCTGCGCCTGCAAAATCGCCAGGTAAAGCGCTTCCGCCTCGGCATAACGGCCAGCCTGGTGTTCGGTGATTGCCTGCTGCAATTCGGCGTCGAGGGGCACTGCGGGAAGGGCGTTTGCGTTCATGGGCGGGCGGAAGTTGAAGTATTTAGCAGAGGGAATTGTAACTGGTGGAAGTGCCTCTGAGAAACTTTCCAGGTGGAATTTATCCAGGAATGCTGTCGCAATGCAAACTTGGTGTTGCTGGCAGGTCAAAGCGTGGGGAAAAGTGGCTGTTTTAAAAACCTTGCCGCCGGCTGGACGGGATATCTAGCGCCGGGCTGCTGGTATGATGCCTGGGATTGGCGCCGTCCTTGCGGGATGGCCGCTGCCCGGTATCGTTCACTTTTCAGCTCAGATATGCAAAACATTTTAATCATTGGCTCATCCGGCCACGCGAAGGTCGTCATCGACGTCGTCGAACGGCAGGGGCTCTTTCGTATCGCCGGCTTGATCGATGCGTTCCGGACGGTGGGCGAGGAAACCTCGGGTTATCGCGTCCTGGGCGCCGAGTCCGATCTGCCGGCCTTGGTGGAGCAGCTGGCCGTGGCAGGAGTGCTGGTGGCCATCGGCGATAACTTCGTGCGGGCAAGCGTGACAGCCCGCGTGGCGGCGCTGTGCCCGCAACTGCCATTCGTCAGCGCCGTGCATCCGCAGGCAAGTGTCGCCAGGACCGTGCGCATCGGCGCGGGCAGCGTGGTGATGGCGGGGGCGGTGATCAATCCCGGCAGCGACGTCGGGCACGGTTGTATCGTCAATACGCGTGCCTCGCTCGATCACGATTCCGTGATGGAAGCATTTTCCAGCTTGGCGCCTGCTGCCGCGACGGGCGGCGGCTGCTTCATCGGCACGTGCAGCGCCCTGGGGATGGGCGCCTTGCTGCTGCAGCGCGTGCGCATAGGCAGTCACTGCGTGGTCGGTGCCGGTGCCGTCGTGACACGGCCCGTGGCCGACCTGTGCGTCAGTTATGGTACGCCGGCAAAAACGATACGCAGCCGGGTGGCCAGCGACAAGTATCTGTAAGGGGATGGCCGCCGCTGCGGAGCAGCGCTACCGCTGCGGCATGCCCCCAAACGGGATTACATATTCGGATAGTTCGGCCCGCCGCCGCCTTCCGGCGTGACCCACACGATGTTCTGCGTCGGGTCCTTGATGTCGCAGGTCTTGCAGTGCACGCAGTTCTGCGCATTGATCTGCAGGCGTTCGGCGCCGTCGTC is part of the Janthinobacterium sp. 67 genome and harbors:
- a CDS encoding acetyltransferase yields the protein MHISTETNFSGVAENHAWSAQFTVLSYADGAISTLPHQFFRDWLDQEPENGHFYIGRASCFGVGSLVKYDSGQQSLCVGRYVAGGSRLSFILNGQHEMRTISTYMLSILGGGLKNTHPPQYADTVIKNDVWIGDEVMVLGGSVIENGCIIGARSLLPPNFRSEPYGIYAGSPARLIRYRFTEKVRAALLELAWWEMPLEWVRNNNAMFLEDLCADEAKALRVIDIQKSSRRQWEAEHGGVAD
- a CDS encoding DegT/DnrJ/EryC1/StrS family aminotransferase, which gives rise to MMSAQKNKPVYVTQPLLPPLEDFLPYLETIWNNKILTNGGPFHQQLEQALCDYLGVKHICLFANGTLALMTALQALRINGEVITTPYSFVATAHSLLWNNIKPVFADIEPHSLNLDPGKIEAAITPQTTAIMPVHCYGRPCDIEAIEKIADNYNLKVIYDAAHAFGVRHRGGSVLNHGDLSVISFHATKIFNTFEGGAIVCPDAKTKQRIDHLKNFGFVDEVTVVAAGINGKMSEINAAFGLLQLKGIDGARQKRKAIDAHYRQQLAGINGITCVQQGDAEAANNAYFPILVGPGYPLSRDALFQLLRDQDIYARRYFYPLISDFPMYRGMPSAAHANLPVARLASSQVICLPIYPDLEMATVDTIIAMIAAPALQQELIRNIA
- a CDS encoding tetratricopeptide repeat protein; the protein is MNANALPAVPLDAELQQAITEHQAGRYAEAEALYLAILQAQPYHAIANHNMGLLAGQVGQYQAGLPYLHKALSVNPDEGQFWLSYADGLLKAGEREQALEIVTAAIARGLDNEQSQSLRSRIETAIASTPTAQETHHVIELYQAGHHAELEAASRALTQRYPDSDFAWSVLGTALQLQGKDAFEALQKTVQLAPNDAEAHGNLGTAWQERGMYDQAIDSYSRALELNPDFVEAHGNLAAALQAQGKLEQAEQAYRRALALRPDYAKGHFNLGNTLQAMQRSAEAIACYQSALALLPGDAEIYLNLGNAQLDLKQWQAAIVSYRAVLQLAPHTTAAHANLAAALHEAEEYESAVKICQSGIILHADDAKLHNNMGRALQWLGKAEEAIAAYEQAIALDGDFPQALSNLGLLQCKQKNYAAAIEYCTRAYHLQPDDAQINAQLAIAYGAAGDRDNALKYFQQAIDIAPENAAIHRHLGDYYNSIKRFEKAVTSYRNALEYEPDNSETHNNVGVVLQELKAFDEATAAYARALELNPKSTSALCNLGSKQQAQNQFELAKQTYLAALDIDPTFDRAHFALGNCYVLMNEPLLALECYHKTVEINPDYRDAYVNISATFSNIGRIEEAIEACRKGLAVCPLWETLFSNYLFLLSHSTDINPQQLFAEHQRFSATFETHIAQGHAGHSNIRDPLRILKVGFVSGDLHNHPVPHFLIPILENIADGAKLSLYAYHNNPQNDDITERLREVIPHWRQVERLSDPDLGQMIRDDGIDILIDLSGHTGKNRLLMFAARPAPVQASWIGYPLTTGLQSIDYYLGDKFFTPPEALGDQFSEKLLLLPACVPFLPSKVAPSIQPAPILTNGYITFGSFNRTNKINRQVIARWARVLRAIPDAKMIVAAMPKSEAPPQLAAWFAEEGIAPERLTFEGRTGMAQFMAIHHRIDICLDAFPYCGSTTTLHALWMGVPTLTTAGPTMPSRAGNMIMRQVELDDFIATDEDDLVRKSVAMAANPMLLGAYRFSMRHRLERSVLGKPKLITEGLENGLRIVWQRWCEGLPPVSFEAPVAVPNPPIGL
- a CDS encoding acetyltransferase, encoding MQNILIIGSSGHAKVVIDVVERQGLFRIAGLIDAFRTVGEETSGYRVLGAESDLPALVEQLAVAGVLVAIGDNFVRASVTARVAALCPQLPFVSAVHPQASVARTVRIGAGSVVMAGAVINPGSDVGHGCIVNTRASLDHDSVMEAFSSLAPAAATGGGCFIGTCSALGMGALLLQRVRIGSHCVVGAGAVVTRPVADLCVSYGTPAKTIRSRVASDKYL